From Bacillus sp. 2205SS5-2, a single genomic window includes:
- the speD gene encoding adenosylmethionine decarboxylase, with protein sequence METMGRHVISELWGCDFEKLNSMELIEQIFVDAALKSGAEVREVAFHKFAPQGVSGVVIISESHLTIHSFPEHGYASIDVYTCGEMDPNIAANYIAEALNAQTRENIELPRGMGPVQTKQPEAKIL encoded by the coding sequence ATGGAAACAATGGGTCGTCATGTTATTTCAGAATTATGGGGCTGTGATTTTGAAAAACTTAACAGTATGGAGTTAATTGAGCAAATTTTTGTTGATGCTGCACTAAAATCAGGTGCTGAAGTGAGAGAAGTAGCCTTTCATAAATTTGCGCCACAAGGAGTAAGTGGTGTTGTAATCATTTCTGAATCACATTTAACCATTCATAGCTTCCCTGAACACGGGTATGCTAGTATTGATGTTTACACATGTGGAGAAATGGATCCAAATATTGCGGCTAACTACATAGCAGAAGCATTAAACGCTCAAACACGTGAAAATATTGAACTTCCACGAGGAATGGGACCAGTTCAAACAAAACAACCAGAAGCTAAAATACTTTAA